The Deinococcus puniceus genome segment CCGCCCGCGCCGCGTCCCGCCGAATAAACCGCGCCTGCGCCGCCTCCATCACGTCTCTCGGCACTTCGCCCGACTGCGTCCCCTCTGGCCCGTTGGTCATGCGGTCAGCGTAACGGGGTTGTGGGTGAGGACGGTTTGAGGTTGGGTTGTGGAGTGTGAGTGCTGTTGCCCTCCCCTCAAGAGAGGCTGGATGCGAAGCAGACTGGGGGGTTCGCGCCACCCCCAGCTCTAGGTACAGGCCAACCTCACCAAGCACCGTATGCGACTGAGCCGCGCAAACACCAAGAGTTTCGGGAACAAGAAAAGTCAGGCCGAGGCAATCTGCCCTAGCCTGACCGGGGAGAATAAAACCCGACTTCAACTTCTCCCTACATCATTTGAAATTCACAGTCCAAAGTTCAGGTCTAGACCCACCCTCAGTCCTTCTTCCCTTTCTTCGCCTGCTGTGCCTGCCATTCCTGCTGGCCCACTTCGTCCAGAGCGCGGAAATCTTCGTCCGTCAGGGTCAGGTGGGCGGCGGCCACGTTTTCCTCTAGGTGCTTGACCTTGCCTGTGCCGGGAATCGGCAACATGACCGGGCTGCGTTTCAGCACCCACGCCAAGGCCACTTGCGACGGCGAGGCGTTCAGGCGGGCGGCGACACTGCTCAGGACGCTGCCCTCACGCGCCAGCCCACCGGCGGCCAGCGGATACCACGGAATGAACCCGATGTTGTTGGTCTCGCAGTAGTCCAGCACGGCCTCCGACTGGCGCGTGACGAGGTTGTAGAGGTTTTGCACGGTAGATACGGGGAACACCTGCTGGGCGGCCTGAATTTCTTCCACGCTCACTTCGCTCAGGCCCGCGTGACGGATCACGCCTTCATCCATCAGCTGCTTAATGGCGTCGAATTGCTCGTCACGCGGCACCTTAGGGTCAATCCGGTGCAGTTGCCACAAATCTATGCGGTCTACGCCAAGGCGGCGGCGAGACAGGTGCGCGGCCTGCTTCAGATATTCGGGGCGGCCCACCGGAATCCACTGGTCGGGGCCGGTGCGGGTCAGGCCGCCTTTGGTGGCGATGACCACCGTGTCGTAAGGATGCAGCGCGGTGCGGATCAGTTCTTCGCTGACGGCGGGGCCGTAGCTATCGGCAGTGTCGATAAAATTCACGCCCAGATCGGGCAGGCGGCGCAGGGTTTCCAGTGCGCCTGCGGGGTCGGCGGGGTCGCCCCAGATGCCCTGCCCGGTCACGCGCATAGCCCCGAATCCAAGGCGGTTCACGCTCAGGTCGCCGCCGATCTGGAAGGTGCCACTCTGGGCCGCATTCGCTGCGTCTGATTTTGTGTGGGTCATGGTGTTGCCTCCGAGCGGCATTGTGCGCGTCAGGCCGTGAGGAGGCCACGCAGGAAAGCTTGAGCTGGCCTGCATGTTCCGCTCATTCTTGGCCGTGTTCAGGAGTCACGTTTAGGAAGTGGGCGAGTCGGTTTCCGGCACGTCGCACGTTTCGCGGAACACGTACTGAGACAGGCGTTTGCGGTGGCGGCTGCTCCAGTCGATGGTAGGGCGCGGCTGTTCGGGGGGCAGGTAGCCGAGGCGGTACACGGCCATCAGTTCGAGGTCGGCGGGCACATGCAGAAGCTGCTGCACGGCGGCCCACTGGCGCGGAATCTCCATCGGCGTACTGACGAACTGGATGCCCATGCCGAGGCTGCTCACCGCATTCCAGATATTTTCTATGGCCGCGCCTAGCCCGAAAATGCTGTAGAAACCGCTGAGTTCGCCGGGGCGGTATTCGCCCTTATCGAGCAGGGCGGCCAGCAGCAACGGACTGCCCTGTACCAATTTGCGGTTGTCTTCGCCCAGTTTTTTGGGTACGCCCAGTTGCCGCATCACCTTCAGGCCCGCGTCGCTGAACACCTGCCGCGTAAAGGGTTTGAGCGGCCCCGGCAGATGGTCGATGTGAATGCCGTCGCGCCGCTCTTCCATCTCGGCGGTGCTGAAGCGGAAATAGCGTCTGTACCGCTCGAAAAACACGCCCGCTTCGATCAGTTCGGTCATGCTTTCGCCCGCGATCCGGGCCACTTCGCCTATCGTGTGCGGGTTCTCGATGAGGACAAAGCGCCAAGGCTGAGAGTTGAAATGACTCGGCGCGGCCTGCGCCACCCGCATCAGCGTTTCCTGATGTTCGCGGCTGACCGGGCCGGGCAGGAAGGGGCCGTTGGTGGTGCGGCGGGACAGCATGCCCTGAATCACGGCGGGCAAGCCGGGTGGCAGCGCCGACTGCACGCTGGGCAGGTCTTCGGTGACGCTCATGGGCGCACACGCAGGGGGAAACGGAAGTGAGGCGACAAGCACATGGCTTGTACGCTAGCAGCTTGGGCGAGAAAGGGACGAACTCTGGAGAACGCAACGCCTGAGTACTCAGTTGCCATCATTGACCTGATCTCGCAGAGCAGCGCCGTTCAGCGCCACCTTGCAGGCTGTACAGAGGAAGAGATTCTGGCTTGGCTGGGACGACGTGGAAGGCTAAGGCCGCATTATTTTCAGGGACAACAGGTCAGGGCAACAGGGAGGTCACTTCTTCTGCTCACTCCTAGAGCATTTGTCCGAATTACAGCATCAGAAAAAAGCTCCTGACGCTTCCATCCTCCCAAATACTCGTTAAATCCACTCACTCTGTTCGGTCAACAGCGAACAACTCTTTCGACTAATGCTCTAGGTTTCGGGGCAAATTGGTGTTCGTTCCCGATCACTTCACTTGGAGTCCTGATTGACTTCTCCCCTACCAAGCCGCCCACATTCCGCCTGCGAAAGCCAACGCACACGCCAGCGCCAATCGCCAGTGCGCCGATTTTCCCGGACGGGTACGGGACATCATCAGCAGCAGGGCCAGCGCGGGCAGCAGCGCCCAGCCACGTGCCCCGGCCCAGAGCGCCAGCACGCTCGACAGCAGCACGCCCGCGCAGACGGCAAAAAACAGGACGTGGTGCGGCCAACGCACCGCCGTTGTCCGGAGGCCCAGTTGCAGCGACAGCCCCAGCAACAGGAGCGCCGACAGTAACGCCGCCGTACCCCATAAAACAAACTGGTGCGCCGCCCTCACCTGATCACCACAACCTTGATCAACACAACCTTAATCGACACTACCGGACGCGGCCAAAAGCGGGCAGCAGCGTAGGTTCTTCCTGTGCCGCGTACCCACGTGTCATCAGGGTCAGGCCCGTGTCGGTGGGCAAAATCAGCACGTCGCGCAGGCGGCCAGAAGCCACGAAGGTTCCCGCACCCTGCGCCGTATTCACCGTTTCCCCGCCGGGTCCAGCCAAAGCCTCAGCGCTGAACTTCGGGGCTTCGATCTGCATGATCCACGCCAGCGTGCGGGCGTCGCTGTCGTAACGCACGGTGACTTCTGCGGCGTCCAGCGGAGGTTTCTCCGTCCACTGCACCCGCCGGATGCCGCCGCCCACGCGGTCTTTGGTATCGGCCTGAGCGTCGAAGGAGCCGCTGGCCGTAAACAGCACCGTGGCCGTCAGGTCTTGCTGCTGTGTTGGCCCGCAGCCCGCCAATGCGGCGGCGCACACCATCAAGGCCAAACGAACAGACAGACGCATAGGCGCAAGATACCCCGGTTCGCTGGCCGGTTCGCAGGCAGAATGCCCCGTGTGCGGCCTTTCTGGCACACCGAATGCCTAGCGCACAGAATTGCGCCCGGCGCGTTTGGCTTCGTACAGGGCCTGATCGGCACGCCCGAACAACTGGTTGGCCGTGTCGTGCGGCCCCCGGTAAGAGGCCACCCCGAAACTGGTGGTGATGCTCAGGCCAGCCAATTCGGAGCCGCCAATTTCACGGCGAAGGCGGTCAGCCAGCACCAGCGCGTCGGGCTTGGCGAGGCCCGGCAGCAACACCA includes the following:
- a CDS encoding nitroreductase family protein, which gives rise to MLSRRTTNGPFLPGPVSREHQETLMRVAQAAPSHFNSQPWRFVLIENPHTIGEVARIAGESMTELIEAGVFFERYRRYFRFSTAEMEERRDGIHIDHLPGPLKPFTRQVFSDAGLKVMRQLGVPKKLGEDNRKLVQGSPLLLAALLDKGEYRPGELSGFYSIFGLGAAIENIWNAVSSLGMGIQFVSTPMEIPRQWAAVQQLLHVPADLELMAVYRLGYLPPEQPRPTIDWSSRHRKRLSQYVFRETCDVPETDSPTS
- a CDS encoding aldo/keto reductase encodes the protein MTHTKSDAANAAQSGTFQIGGDLSVNRLGFGAMRVTGQGIWGDPADPAGALETLRRLPDLGVNFIDTADSYGPAVSEELIRTALHPYDTVVIATKGGLTRTGPDQWIPVGRPEYLKQAAHLSRRRLGVDRIDLWQLHRIDPKVPRDEQFDAIKQLMDEGVIRHAGLSEVSVEEIQAAQQVFPVSTVQNLYNLVTRQSEAVLDYCETNNIGFIPWYPLAAGGLAREGSVLSSVAARLNASPSQVALAWVLKRSPVMLPIPGTGKVKHLEENVAAAHLTLTDEDFRALDEVGQQEWQAQQAKKGKKD